In Rissa tridactyla isolate bRisTri1 chromosome 2, bRisTri1.patW.cur.20221130, whole genome shotgun sequence, a single window of DNA contains:
- the LOC128905776 gene encoding protein brambleberry-like isoform X1, translating to MGRCPQTCSWSWRGGGGCSRPQGAPCTPFSPQDTPTIIMVSWSCWALLLLCAIARFFGWLGLGTPLEEVETPPEVVVWLRSSCADPSEEEVAKLGVDVFDCQANAEGRRTNPSTPDAEGQEELQEQPGKFLQPRLETLITSREHQVAQLMEDIAQRMGNVSSHGTMGLQEGHRVVLSDLHHTQERARDIYSQLEHDLALLLAQQCRMEEVMEKLRQVNRSLGLMLVAVEGAQSRLENQLEHLHATLDPAGELGMGAGGQMGAGGCQHWALSPCPAGQSPSAISTCILHGSYLLLLVALLVPMPPRAILLLLAFSILGELLGIPALSTLLALAVAGQLLVMAARCGAGGPWLVPLQEEPRHQLTSTPERECKMELLQEEMDRLEMSCLQEPSCLEQHPVMAGDTPRLAGRMSSIPGGWRTKLSSCGAMLEPAMGTGKHWEPKPCTPSQSLASDMSSLSPRLPCQGLTRARQRCRKKAILGQDFCHVHTTG from the exons ATGGGGAGGTGCCCCCAAACCTGTTCTTGGtcttggagggggggagggggctgttCTCGACCTCAGGGTGCTCCCTGCACCCCTTTCTCCCCACAGGATACCCCCACCATCATCATGgtgtcctggagctgctgggctctgctgctcctctgcgCCATTGCAAGATTTTTTGGGTGGCTGGGACTTGGCACCCCCCTGGAGGAGGTGGAGACCCCCCCAGAG GTTGTGGTGTGGCTCCGCTCGTCCTGCGCTGACCCGAGCGAGGAGGAGGTGGCCAAGCTGGGGGTGGACGTGTTTGACTGCCAGGCCAACGCCGAGGGTCGCCGGACAAACCCCAGCACCCCGGATGCG gaggggcaggaggagctgcaggagcagccgggCAAGTTCTTGCAGCCAAGACTGGAGACCCTCATCACCAGCAGGGAGCACCAGGTGGCCCAGCTCATGGAGGACATTGCCCAGCGGATGG GGAACGTGAGCAGCCATGGGACCATGGGGCTCCAGGAAGGGCACCGGGTTGTCCTGTCCGATCTCCACCACACACAGGAAAGAGCTCGGGACATCTATTCCCAACTAG AGCATGACCTGGCCCTTCTCCTGGCCCAGCAGTGCCGGATGGAGGAGGTGATGGAAAAACTGCGTCAGGTCAACAGGAGCCTGGGATTGATGCTGGTGGCCGTGGAGGGTGCACAGAGCCGGCTGGAGAACCAACTGGAGCACCTTCATGCCACCCTTGACCCAGCCGGTGAGCTGGGAATGGGTGCTGGAGGGCAgatgggtgctggtgggtgccaaCACTGGGCTCTTTCTCCCTGTCCTGCAGGTCAGAGCCCAAGTGCCATCTCCACCTGCATCCTTCATGGCTCCTACCTTCTGCTGCTGGTTGCACTACTGGTGCCCATGCCGCCCcgtgccatcctcctcctccttgccttcagCATCCTTGGCGAGCTCCTTGGCATCCCAGCACTCTCCACTCTCCTGGCCCTTGCTGTGGCAG GGCAGTTGCTGGTGATGGCTGCCcgctgtggtgctgggggacccTGGCTGGTTCCTCTGCAGGAGGAACCCCGTCACCAGCTCACCTCCACCCCGGAAAG GGAGTGCAAAATGGAGCTGTTGCAGGAGGAGATGGACAGGTTGGAGATGAGCTGCCTGCAAG AGCCCTCGTGCCTGGAGCAGCACCCAGTGATGGCAGGGGACACCCCTCGCTTAGCAGGGAGGATGTCATCCATCCCTGGCGGCTGGAGGACAAAGCTGAGCTCGTGTGGG GCAATGCTGGAGCCTGCCAtgggcactgggaagcactgggagcCCAAACCTTGCACCCCAAGCCAGTCTCTGGCCAGTGACAT GTCCTCGTTGTCCCCACGGCTCCCATGCCAgggcctcaccagggccaggCAGCGATGCCGGAAGAAAGCCATCCTCGGGCAGGACTTCTGCCATGTCCACACCACCGGTTGA
- the LOC128905776 gene encoding protein brambleberry-like isoform X2, with amino-acid sequence MGRCPQTCSWSWRGGGGCSRPQGAPCTPFSPQDTPTIIMVSWSCWALLLLCAIARFFGWLGLGTPLEEVETPPEVVVWLRSSCADPSEEEVAKLGVDVFDCQANAEGRRTNPSTPDAEGQEELQEQPGKFLQPRLETLITSREHQVAQLMEDIAQRMGNVSSHGTMGLQEGHRVVLSDLHHTQERARDIYSQLEHDLALLLAQQCRMEEVMEKLRQVNRSLGLMLVAVEGAQSRLENQLEHLHATLDPAGQSPSAISTCILHGSYLLLLVALLVPMPPRAILLLLAFSILGELLGIPALSTLLALAVAGQLLVMAARCGAGGPWLVPLQEEPRHQLTSTPERECKMELLQEEMDRLEMSCLQEPSCLEQHPVMAGDTPRLAGRMSSIPGGWRTKLSSCGAMLEPAMGTGKHWEPKPCTPSQSLASDMSSLSPRLPCQGLTRARQRCRKKAILGQDFCHVHTTG; translated from the exons ATGGGGAGGTGCCCCCAAACCTGTTCTTGGtcttggagggggggagggggctgttCTCGACCTCAGGGTGCTCCCTGCACCCCTTTCTCCCCACAGGATACCCCCACCATCATCATGgtgtcctggagctgctgggctctgctgctcctctgcgCCATTGCAAGATTTTTTGGGTGGCTGGGACTTGGCACCCCCCTGGAGGAGGTGGAGACCCCCCCAGAG GTTGTGGTGTGGCTCCGCTCGTCCTGCGCTGACCCGAGCGAGGAGGAGGTGGCCAAGCTGGGGGTGGACGTGTTTGACTGCCAGGCCAACGCCGAGGGTCGCCGGACAAACCCCAGCACCCCGGATGCG gaggggcaggaggagctgcaggagcagccgggCAAGTTCTTGCAGCCAAGACTGGAGACCCTCATCACCAGCAGGGAGCACCAGGTGGCCCAGCTCATGGAGGACATTGCCCAGCGGATGG GGAACGTGAGCAGCCATGGGACCATGGGGCTCCAGGAAGGGCACCGGGTTGTCCTGTCCGATCTCCACCACACACAGGAAAGAGCTCGGGACATCTATTCCCAACTAG AGCATGACCTGGCCCTTCTCCTGGCCCAGCAGTGCCGGATGGAGGAGGTGATGGAAAAACTGCGTCAGGTCAACAGGAGCCTGGGATTGATGCTGGTGGCCGTGGAGGGTGCACAGAGCCGGCTGGAGAACCAACTGGAGCACCTTCATGCCACCCTTGACCCAGCCG GTCAGAGCCCAAGTGCCATCTCCACCTGCATCCTTCATGGCTCCTACCTTCTGCTGCTGGTTGCACTACTGGTGCCCATGCCGCCCcgtgccatcctcctcctccttgccttcagCATCCTTGGCGAGCTCCTTGGCATCCCAGCACTCTCCACTCTCCTGGCCCTTGCTGTGGCAG GGCAGTTGCTGGTGATGGCTGCCcgctgtggtgctgggggacccTGGCTGGTTCCTCTGCAGGAGGAACCCCGTCACCAGCTCACCTCCACCCCGGAAAG GGAGTGCAAAATGGAGCTGTTGCAGGAGGAGATGGACAGGTTGGAGATGAGCTGCCTGCAAG AGCCCTCGTGCCTGGAGCAGCACCCAGTGATGGCAGGGGACACCCCTCGCTTAGCAGGGAGGATGTCATCCATCCCTGGCGGCTGGAGGACAAAGCTGAGCTCGTGTGGG GCAATGCTGGAGCCTGCCAtgggcactgggaagcactgggagcCCAAACCTTGCACCCCAAGCCAGTCTCTGGCCAGTGACAT GTCCTCGTTGTCCCCACGGCTCCCATGCCAgggcctcaccagggccaggCAGCGATGCCGGAAGAAAGCCATCCTCGGGCAGGACTTCTGCCATGTCCACACCACCGGTTGA
- the LOC128905776 gene encoding protein brambleberry-like isoform X3, whose amino-acid sequence MGRCPQTCSWSWRGGGGCSRPQGAPCTPFSPQDTPTIIMVSWSCWALLLLCAIARFFGWLGLGTPLEEVETPPEVVVWLRSSCADPSEEEVAKLGVDVFDCQANAEGRRTNPSTPDAEGQEELQEQPGKFLQPRLETLITSREHQVAQLMEDIAQRMGNVSSHGTMGLQEGHRVVLSDLHHTQERARDIYSQLEHDLALLLAQQCRMEEVMEKLRQVNRSLGLMLVAVEGAQSRLENQLEHLHATLDPAGELGMGAGGQMGAGGCQHWALSPCPAGQSPSAISTCILHGSYLLLLVALLVPMPPRAILLLLAFSILGELLGIPALSTLLALAVAGQLLVMAARCGAGGPWLVPLQEEPRHQLTSTPERECKMELLQEEMDRLEMSCLQGNAGACHGHWEALGAQTLHPKPVSGQ is encoded by the exons ATGGGGAGGTGCCCCCAAACCTGTTCTTGGtcttggagggggggagggggctgttCTCGACCTCAGGGTGCTCCCTGCACCCCTTTCTCCCCACAGGATACCCCCACCATCATCATGgtgtcctggagctgctgggctctgctgctcctctgcgCCATTGCAAGATTTTTTGGGTGGCTGGGACTTGGCACCCCCCTGGAGGAGGTGGAGACCCCCCCAGAG GTTGTGGTGTGGCTCCGCTCGTCCTGCGCTGACCCGAGCGAGGAGGAGGTGGCCAAGCTGGGGGTGGACGTGTTTGACTGCCAGGCCAACGCCGAGGGTCGCCGGACAAACCCCAGCACCCCGGATGCG gaggggcaggaggagctgcaggagcagccgggCAAGTTCTTGCAGCCAAGACTGGAGACCCTCATCACCAGCAGGGAGCACCAGGTGGCCCAGCTCATGGAGGACATTGCCCAGCGGATGG GGAACGTGAGCAGCCATGGGACCATGGGGCTCCAGGAAGGGCACCGGGTTGTCCTGTCCGATCTCCACCACACACAGGAAAGAGCTCGGGACATCTATTCCCAACTAG AGCATGACCTGGCCCTTCTCCTGGCCCAGCAGTGCCGGATGGAGGAGGTGATGGAAAAACTGCGTCAGGTCAACAGGAGCCTGGGATTGATGCTGGTGGCCGTGGAGGGTGCACAGAGCCGGCTGGAGAACCAACTGGAGCACCTTCATGCCACCCTTGACCCAGCCGGTGAGCTGGGAATGGGTGCTGGAGGGCAgatgggtgctggtgggtgccaaCACTGGGCTCTTTCTCCCTGTCCTGCAGGTCAGAGCCCAAGTGCCATCTCCACCTGCATCCTTCATGGCTCCTACCTTCTGCTGCTGGTTGCACTACTGGTGCCCATGCCGCCCcgtgccatcctcctcctccttgccttcagCATCCTTGGCGAGCTCCTTGGCATCCCAGCACTCTCCACTCTCCTGGCCCTTGCTGTGGCAG GGCAGTTGCTGGTGATGGCTGCCcgctgtggtgctgggggacccTGGCTGGTTCCTCTGCAGGAGGAACCCCGTCACCAGCTCACCTCCACCCCGGAAAG GGAGTGCAAAATGGAGCTGTTGCAGGAGGAGATGGACAGGTTGGAGATGAGCTGCCTGCAAG GCAATGCTGGAGCCTGCCAtgggcactgggaagcactgggagcCCAAACCTTGCACCCCAAGCCAGTCTCTGGCCAGTGA
- the PYCR3 gene encoding pyrroline-5-carboxylate reductase 3, translating into MEAAELRVGFVGAGRMAGGLARGLLRAGKVPASSILASAPSDKNLDAWRESGCRTTHCNLEVLQESTLVFLATKPHILPGVLQEIRPAVGPHHIVVSLAAGVTLQTLQRLLPAGTKVLRLMPNLPCVVQAGAMVFARGSGAGDGEATLLKSLLSSCGLCEEVPESYINIHTGLSGSGVAYVYLFAEALAEGAVKMGMPGGLASRIAAQTLLGAAKMMLETGEHPAKLRGDVCTPGGTTIHALHQLEKGALRATVMNAVEAATNRACDVAED; encoded by the exons ATGGAGGCGGCGGAGCTGCGAGTGGGCTTCGTGGGCGCCGGGCGGATGGCGGGCGGCCTGGCCCGGGGGTTGCTGCGGGCAG GAAAGGTGccagccagcagcatcctggccagCGCTCCCTCGGACAAAAACCTGGATGCCTGGAGG GAGTCGGGCTGCCGGACCACGCACTGCAACCTGGAGGTGCTGCAGGAGAGCACCCTGGTCTTCCTGGCCACCAAACCCCACATCCTGCCAGGCGTCCTGCAGGAGATCCGTCCTGCCGTGGGACCCCACCACATCGTTGTCTCGCTGGCGGCCGGTGTCACCCTCCAGACATTGCAGCGG CTTCTCCCTGCTGGGACCAAGGTGCTGCGGCTCATGCCCAACCTGCCGTGCGTGGTGCAGGCAGGGGCGATGGTCTTCGCCCGGGGCAGCGGTGCCGGTGACGGGGAAGCCACCCTGCTGAAGAGCCTGCTGTCCTCCTGTGGGCTCTGCGAGGAGGTCCCCGAATCCTACATCAACATCCACACCGGCCTCAGCGGCAGCGGGGTGGCCTAC GTCTACCTGTTTGCCGAAGCTTTGGCAGAGGGAGCGGTGAAGATGGGCATGCCGGGCGGCTTGGCCAGCAGGATCGCGGCGCAGACGCTGCTG GGTGCAGCAAAGATGATGCTGGAGACGGGGGAGCACCCGGCGAAGCTGCGAGGAGACGTCTGCACGCCCGGGGGCACCACCATCCACGCGCTGCACCAGCTGGAGAAGGGTGCTTTGCGAGCCACCGTCATGAACGCCGTGGAGGCGGCCACCAACCGGGCATGCGATGTGGCCGAGGACTAG
- the TIGD5 gene encoding tigger transposable element-derived protein 5 has translation MALRRAYSIKDKLQAIERVKKGERQASVCRAFGVPGGTLRGWLKDEAKLRWFLEQLGGEVGTQRKKMRLANEEEIDRAVYAWFLALRQHGVPLSGPLIQAQAEAFARQIYGPECTFKASHGWFWRWQKRHGISSQRIYGEGGLPAEPERAPATCPDTLPMPATDASGYGDEQIYNANVTGLYWKLLPGQTGEATTARRRPAPRERVTVLLAANLTGSHKLKPLVVGGLRDPPSLRHHNQDKFPACYRYSPEARLGPALLRAWFFEDFVPGVKRYLRRSCLQQKAVLLLSSPPSSSGTGPEESPPLQTPDGSIRALFLSKGPAGSGSAGGGGRIPAPLEQGVVSTFKQLYKRELLRLAVSCVAGGAGGPMDFVRSFLLKDMLYLAGLSWDLIPPGSIEKCWLLGLRAAFEPQPGEEEHGDPQRGEEGGGDSKVFSDLTHLAALAYKRLAPEEVADWLHLDDTAPGTEEDNGEEDAEEEGSGGCGAEEEEEEAAARDEDGRKGGEGGDGLLPTAREAIKGLETALRWLEGQDPRQVGPLKLVQLRSLISMAQRLHHGGSPHS, from the coding sequence ATGGCGCTGCGGCGGGCCTACTCCATCAAGGACAAGCTGCAGGCCATCGAGAGGGTGAAGAAAGGCGAGCGGCAGGCCTCGGTGTGCCGGGCTTTCGGGGTGCCGGGGGGAACGCTGAGGGGTTGGCTGAAGGACGAGGCCAAGCTGCGGTGGTTCCTGGAGCAGTTGGGGGGCGAGGTGGGGACCCAACGCAAGAAGATGCGCTTGGCCAACGAGGAGGAGATCGACCGCGCCGTCTACGCCTGGTTCCTCGCCCTCCGACAGCATGGCGTCCCCCTCTCCGGACCCCTCATCCAAGCCCAGGCCGAGGCCTTCGCCCGGCAGATCTACGGCCCTGAATGTACCTTCAAGGCCAGCCACGGCTGGTTCTGGCGCTGGCAGAAGCGGCATGGCATCTCCAGCCAGCGCATCTACGGCGAGGGCGGTCTCCCCGCCGAACCCGAGCGGGCTCCTGCCACCTGCCCCGACACCTTGCCGATGCCGGCCACCGATGCCAGTGGCTACGGCGACGAGCAGATCTACAACGCCAATGTCACCGGGCTCTACTGGAAGCTGCTGCCAGGACAGACCGGTGAGGCAACGACAGCACGGCGGCGACCGGCTCCCCGAGAACGGGTCACCGTGCTGCTGGCTGCTAACTTGACCGGCTCCCACAAGCTCAAGCCGTTGGTGGTGGGGGGCCTTCGCGATCCCCCCAGCCTCCGCCATCACAACCAGGACAAATTCCCCGCTTGCTACCGCTACAGCCCTGAAGCCAGGTTGGGGCCGGCGCTTCTCCGGGCTTGGTTCTTTGAGGACTTCGTGCCGGGTGTCAAACGCTACCTGCGGCggagctgcctgcagcagaaggCTGTGTTGCTGCTCAGCTCCCCACCGTCCTCCTCCGGGACGGGCCCCGAGGAGTCCCCACCGCTGCAGACCCCTGACGGCTCCATCCGTGCCCTCTTCCTCTCCAAGGGCCCTGCCGGGAGCGGCTCGGCCGGAGGAGGTGGCCGAATCCCGGCCCCGTTGGAGCAGGGGGTGGTGTCCACCTTCAAGCAGCTCTACAAGCGCGAATTGCTGCGCTTGGCTGTCTCCTGCGTGGCCGGCGGCGCTGGTGGCCCCATGGACTTTGTGCGGTCCTTCCTCCTCAAGGACATGTTGTACCTGGCCGGTCTCTCTTGGGACCTCATCCCCCCTGGCTCCATCGAGAAATGTTGGCTGCTGGGCTTGCGCGCCGCCTTCGAGCCCCAGCCCGGGGAGGAAGAGCACGGAGACCCCCAGCGCGGGGAGGAAGGCGGCGGGGACAGCAAAGTCTTTAGTGACCTGACCCACCTGGCCGCCTTGGCCTACAAACGCTTGGCTCCCGAGGAGGTGGCCGACTGGTTGCACTTGGACGATACAGCCCCGGGGACGGAGGAGGACAATGGGGAAGAGGATGCTGAGGAGGAAGgctctgggggctgtggggcagaggaggaggaggaggaggcagctgccagAGATGAGGATGGCAGAAagggtggagaaggaggggatGGCTTGCTGCCCACGGCTCGGGAAGCCATCAAAGGTCTGGAGACGGCGTTGCGCTGGCTGGAGGGTCAGGACCCCCGGCAAGTGGGGCCGCTGAAGCTGGTGCAGCTCCGCTCCCTCATCAGCATGGCCCAGCGGCTGCACCACGGCGGCAGCCCCCATTCCTAG